A segment of the Leptospira barantonii genome:
AACGGAGCCTTTTCGTAAATAGGAATATCCGAAAGATAAGAAACCAAACGAGAAGTTTCGTAGATCGCGGAAAAGTTCAAAGGAACATCGACGCCGCAGTTGTGAAGGGCGATCGCAACCTCGTATGTGTTCGTGTTGCCCGCTCTTTCTCCAAGTCCGTTTAACGCGGTCTCGAGTTGAACCGCGCCGGAGAAATAAGATTCCACGGTGGTCGCGGTCGCCATTCCCAGATCGTTATGCGTATGAATCGAAATCTTAGAATCTTCCGGCAGTGCGTTCGTCACCGCTTTGACCATGGAAACGAACAACCAAGGACGATAACGTTCCACTGTGTTCGGAAGATTGACCACGTCGGCTCCGTAGTTCAACGCGGTTCGAAACGCTTCGACTGCAAAGTCCAAATTCTCCAGAGAATCTCCGAAATGTTCACCGGAGAATTGAACCTCGCCTCTCGAACCGACGAGACTTTTCGCATACGCGACCGATTCGGAAATTCTTTCCAAAACTTTTTCCTCCGTCGTTTTCAAAACGTTTTGAATCGTAAACGCGGAGATCGGATATACGATGTGAATTCTCGGTTTGGGAGCGCGCGCGATCGCCTTCCAAGAAATTTCGATTTCCTTTTCAACCGCGCGGGAAAGGGAAGAAATCACAACATTCTCCGGCGCGATGGAAGAAAGATAACTGCAGGCTTCGAATTCTTGATCGTTCGAAGAAGCGAAACCGACTTCGATTCCTTGAACGCCGAGTTTCAAAAGTTGTTTAAAGATCGTTTCCTTTTGATCGAGGTTCCAAGGTTTGCGAAGAGCCTGGTTGCCGTCTCTCAACGTTACGTCCATAAAAAAGGGCGGATGTTTGGGGAGAGGATTCTGAAGAATATCAGAAAATGATTGTATTTCTTTTGAATTGCCGAACGCGATCGCGTTATGCGTCGTGTCTACGTTTCCCGATTCCGAATCTTGTTTCATTGTTTTCTCCTTAACCGGCCGGCTTCAGGAGTGGGTTTCCGAGTAGGGGAGAATTCCCCGAAAACAAAAAAGCCCACTCCAGGAGGAGCAGGCTCGTGTGTTTTATTACAACTCTACCGGCTCCCCCTAACTAAGGAGGAGAATTAGCTCTAATGAAAGAGGTAGTAGAGTTACATTGCGAAACATATACTATCAGACTCGGAACGAATCCGAAAAAATACAAGAATTTTTTAATGCGTTTATCAATTCTGTTCCGGTTTTTGGATCAGGGTCCAAATTCCTTCGGATTCGATGTTTTTATCCTCGATCAAGTTTTTGAGTTCGGCGACGTCCTTTTTCATCGGTTCCGGAACGGGAAGTTTCTCCAATTCGCGAAAGAATTCCCGCGCTTCGGAAAGTTTTTCAGATTTGAGATAACAAAACGAAATCGCATATAAGGATACGATATCCTTTCTTTCTTCGATCGGAACGGACAAATAAAGATCGATCGCCTTTTTATAATTTCCGGTTCCCGTATAAAGGGAGGCCAAGTTCTTTTTTGCGTTTATATTGTTCTCGTCGATTTCGAGAACCTTTGTGAATTGAATCTCGGCCTTGGGTTTGTCCATTTTCTTCGCGTATAAAACGCCAAGACCGACTCTCGCGGCCACAAAACTTTCGTTGAGAGAAATCGCCTTTAACAATTGTTCTTCCGCGGATTCCAATTCGTTCAAGTGAGAATGGCACATTCCGAGATGATAATTTCCGATCGGATCTTCTGGGTTGTTTTGAAGATACTGGGTAAGAGCCGTTTTGGCTCCGGGAAGATCTCCCTTTTTTACGAATTCAAGTGCTTGTTGCAGTGTCATGGATCTCTTTCAATGAAATCTGATTCGCCGATTTTGGAAAGTTTTTTCCAAAGTCTTATTATTTTTACCTTTAACATTCGACGCGTCCCGATAAAATAACCGAAAGAATCGTTCCGATCCATAAAGGAGGAAGGCAATGTCTTACATGGCGGTAGGATCCAGACAAATTCTGTTTTCAGATTCGATTGCTCCGGTATCGACCGGTTCCTCTCCGAGGGAAATCGTAGCCACTCAGGACAACCAAACCAAAAGTCCGGATACAGAGGTGGTTTCTCCGGGTTCTCCTCCGCCTTCGATCGGAAATAATATCGACGTATACGTTTAACGCCGGAGCGCTATGACCCATTTTTTATTTTCTTTAATATTGATGTCCCTTGTCGTTGAGTTTATCTTTCCCTTAATTCATCCCGATTTTCACGTAGTAGGCGACTGGATCAATTCGATCATCGTGGTCGTCGCGTTCGTAATCATCAATGCGGTGATGCGTTTGATTTTGATCATAATGACATTAGGAATCGGAATCGTCTTTTATTATCTAAGTTTGGGTTTGATCGGTCTGATCATCAACGCTTGGGTGATTCTAATCATCGGAGATTGGTTTCCGGGAGTTTTGTCAGTTCCCGGTTTTTGGTATGCGTTTTTGGGGGGAATCCTTTTGGTTCTCGCGAACTACGTCGGCAAGACCGAAGCCAAGGAAAGAAAAAAAGAAAAGGCGAATACGTAAGAGAACTTTAAGTAAAATGGAATATTTAAGAATTCTAATTTAGATTCTGGCGGCTCTGAAATAATCCTTAAGAATGGAATCCACTTCCTCGTAAGTACAATAACCTCTGGTTAGGATTCCATTCTCCATTCCGTCCGAGAACACCAAACTCGGAAACGCACCGACTCCCAAAGAAAAACTGAAATAAAAATCGTTCCGCGTTTCCAGATCCGTATCCTTGTCCTCGAACACAGTCTTGAACTTCGACGAAGAAATTCCGAATTTTTCCGAAAGATCGGCAAAGGTCTCCACGGACGTAGGATCGGAATTCTCAAGATAAAAAGCCTTGGAAAGTGCATTCAAATAATCGAATACGATGGTAGGATCGATTTTTTGCACGCTGATCACCGCCTTACAAGCGGGAAAGGAATCGTATTTGAATTCTTTTCGGTTGAGAAAGTCGGTGTTAAACGGTTGTTTTGTGATCGATTCCGCGTCCTTCCATTCGTGTTTTAAGATTCTTGCAAGTTCGGGGGTTAAGAATTCGGAGCTGTCCTCAAAGCGAAGACCGCCTAATACGAGAGAGAATCGAATCTTGTCCTGGTAGGTTTCTCGGATTTTTTCGAAGACCGGTCCGAATCCGTAACACCAAGGGCAGAGCGGATCCACCGCGTATAGGATGGAATGTTGGATCGGTTGTTTCTCGTTCATCGTGGGAGTTCCTACATTTCTTCGACTTTCAAAAGAATCGGTCCTGAAAACGCGAAATTTTCGAGGAGTTCCCGCACTTTCCCCTCGATTCTGGAAGGGCTTCGATTTTCCGAAACCAATTCTTCACCTCCAACGGTCCCCGTACACAAAAAAGGCGGGATGGACCCGCCTTTTTCTTCATTCTTGTTTAAGAATTTTCAAATTTCATTCGGGTGTTTTATGTAATACACTGATAACCACAGTGTCCCGAAGAGAACCCCCGCGTAAGCTAAGACCACAGTGACGATGTCAATGACCGGAAGAAGTGTCGCAATCGGCGAGATTTTATCTGCTGTCATCCGGGTTGCTTCACCCAAGATCAAAAACAAACCACCCAAGCCGATCAGGTGATATCTTCCCATCGCTTCTTTTGTCACACGAGCAAAACGGGCAAAAACAGGAACTGCCAACAACGCAAGCGCAAAGATCGTGATTGCATTCATGGTGAACCCTCCTTATTTCATCTAGTTAGACTCGGGGATGTTTTCAAAATCCTCACGATTTTTATTTTATTCGATATATTATATAATGATTGTTCAAATTAACGTTAGCGACTTCGGATTAAATAGTATCGTCCGAAAATGATAGGGTTGGATCGATCTGGAAACGAACAAAGTTCGATACGGACTCGGCGAAATTCTATTCTAATTAAGAATTATAGAATATTCTAAATACCTAAATTATAAAAGTTTTGCGGTCTTTCTAAAGGCGTTTTCCGGACTTCGATGTTCGCCGATTATTTGCGATCGATTACGAGAAGGGTGACGTCGTCGTCGAATTTGGGGCGATTGCAGTATTCCACACAATCCGAAATGACCTGTGCGGACGCGTCCTTGGTCGTTTTCGAAATGGATTTGCGGATGGAAAGGGAAATCAATTCTTCGCTGTATCGTTTGGATCTGTCTTCGGAAGAATGTTCCGAAATCCCGTCCGTATAAAGAACCAAACGATCTCCGGTTTTGAAGTTCATGGAATTCTCTTCAAAGAAAAGATCCGGAATGACTCCGATCAGTTTTCCTTTCGTCTCGAGAGGAATCATATTGTCCGTGGAATTTTGTAAAAGAAGAGGATGGTTGTGTCCCGCGTTCGAATAAAGAATCGTATTCTTTTCCGTATCGATCACACAATAGAAAGCCGTCACGAAATTTCCGGCCATCTTATTGTTGAGAGCGTGATTGAGCCCCGTGAAAAACTTGGAAGGGCTGGAAAGAATTTCCTTATCGTAAGTGGAAATGATCGTGTTCATCACCGCGGCGATCACCGAAGCCGAAAGACCGTGACCGGAAACGTCCGCGATTAAAAAGCCGGTTCGTTCCGTATCCAGTTTGAAGATGCTATAAAAATCCCCGCCGACGTTCGAATACGGAATATGCTCCGCGCCCACGTCGAGACCTTTGATGTAAGGAATGGTGGTCGGGATCACCTTCGACATCACCTCGCGCGCTCTTTGTAGTTCACGATCCGAATCCACAACTCTGTGGAAAAGATCCGCGTTTTTGATCGTAACCGAAAGACGATTCGCGATCGCGCCCAACATTTCCAAATCGTTTTGATGAAACGCAAAGCCGGAGTTCTTACTGTTCACGCTGATCACGCCGAGAAGTTCGTCCCTGTAAATCAATGGGGAAGAGATGAGGGAATTCGCTTCGAACTTATACTTAGCGTTTTGATTATAACGTTTGTCTTCTTCCAAGTTTTGGATGAGAAGATTCCTTCTTTCTTTGGCTACCCAACCCGCGATCCCTTCTCCGAATGGAACAACGATCGTATGAACCGCTTCTTTCGGAATTCCTTTTGCCGCGAGAATTCTCAGGGTTTGATTCGTATGATCCGCGAGATAGATGGTTCCCGTTTTGGCCTCGAGAAATTCCAAAATTCTTTCCAAAACCCAGTTGCCCAATTCGTGAATGCTCTTTTCGGAAACGATCAACTTTTCGAATTCGTACAATAAGGAAAGTTCGAGAATTCTTTTCTTAAGATTATCGTGAATCTTCGCGTTGTGAATCGCAATCGCCGCAACTTCGGAAAGAGAAGTCAGATAATTGAGATCGGAGGAATCGAAGGCTCGTTGTTTCGTTTTGTTGAGAATCTCAAGAGTACCGATGATCTTGTCTTCCACGAACAAAGGAACACAAACCAAGGAACGAGTTCTATAACCCGTCTTTTGATCCCAGGATTGATTGAATCTCGGATCGGAATAAGCGTCTTCCAAGATGATGGGTCTTTTTTCCTTGGCGACCCAACCCGCGATTCCTTGGCCCACGTCGAGTCGGCCGTATTTCTGAATGATTTCGCCCTTTTCACCGAGCGCCACTTCGCAGTATAAGAAGTCCCCCGTTTCGTCCAAAAGAAAAAGGGAACTCGCTTCGGCTTCCAAAAGATCTTTGGAATAAAGCATGATCAAAGGCAAAAGCTGATAGAGATCCAAATTCGCATTTAAGATCGTACTCGTGTTGAGAATACTTTTCAGTTTTTGAAATTCTAAATCAGCTTGAGCCATAATATTTCTGTCAATACTACAGGAAATAGAACGTTCGTCAAGGGTTTGGGAATATTCGAGGAACTGAAAATACGAAAGAATCGAAAAGAATCGCTTATATCGCCGGGAATTTAATGCGAAAAGAAACTTCGGAGATTTTTTTCGGTCTATTTAAGTAATGGAAAATCAGATTTCTCGTTTCCTCGTATTTCTTTCCGTATTCACCCTAATCATCGGATTGGGTTACACCTATACCGGCATTCGTCTTATACCCGGCCTCGGCGCTCAGGGTTGGCTTTCTTGGTTCGCTTGGATTCTGATTCTTTTGTTCACCCTGAGTATTCCCGTAAGTTATTACATCAGCCTTACCTCCAAACAGGAAGGAATTCAAACCGCGTTTTCTTATCTCGCCTTTACCGGGTTAGGTTTTTTTACGATCCTATTCAGTCTCGTTTTATTGAAGGACATAACCACAGTCTCCTTACACGGAATCACCCAACTCTTTCCGAGTCCGTCTTCGTCCGATAACGGAAGCGGATCGGAGCTCATTCAAAGGAAAGAATTTCTAAACCAACTCTTAAGTTTTTCCGTGCTCGGACTTGCGGGAGGACTTACGGGAATCGGATTCTATCAAGCGCATAAGAAGTTGAAAGTGATTCACGTGGATGTCGTTGAGAAGAATCTACATTCTTCCCTGGACGGGTTTAAGATCGTTCAAGTTTCGGATATACATATCGGACCCACGATCAAAAAGAGTTTTTTGGAATCCGTCGTAAAGACGATCAACGAACTCGAACCGGATCTAATCGCGATCACCGGAGATTTGGTCGACGGTCCGGTAAGTAAACTCGGTCATCATATCACACCGCTTGCGGATCTGAAATCCAAACACGGAACGTTCTTCGTAACCGGAAATCACGAATACTATTCGGGGGCTTTGTCTTGGATTCGAGAAGTTCAAAAACACGGAATCCGAGTTTTGTTAAACGAACATGAAATACTCGAACACGGAGCCGCCAACTTGACGCTCGCAGGTGTTACCGATCTCAAAGCGGGAACGATCATCGCGGAACACAAAACCGATCCGTATCAAGCGATGAAAGGCGGAGAAAAATCGGATTACAAAATTCTTCTCGCGCACCAACCCAATAGCGTGTTCGAAGGGGCGGACGCCGGCTTCGATCTTCAGTTGTCCGGTCACACACACGGAGGTCAGTATTTTCCGGGAAATCTTTTGATCTATCTCGCACAGAAGTTCGTAGCGGGGCTTCATAAACACAAGGACACTTGGATTTATGTGAGTAGGGGAACCGGATATTGGGGACCGCCGATCCGACTCGGAGCGCCTTCCGAGATCAGCGTGATCCGATTGAAGAAAAATTCTTAAAACCGGTCTCTTGGGAAAGCCCTGCCGTTTTCCGATATTCTAAGAAAGGACTTAGAATTGGAGGGCGGCCATGGTCCTTTTCGGATCCAATCAAAAAATCATCATCGCGTTAGGAATCGTTTTAATCTCTTCTTTTGTATCCGCAGGTTGCGGAAAGAAAAACAAAGGAACTCCTAAGAAAGAAAATTCTAAAACCTCGTCCTCACAAAAGAAAAACGATCTGGACCTGGAGCCCGAATTGAAGGAAAGAAAATTCTTTCAAGAAGACGCGTTGGGCCAACCCAAGAAATACGTGGAACCCGAAGAATCAAACTCGGACGACGATTCCTACAAACCCCCGAAAAAAGAAACCAGACCTCTCGCTTCCTACTTAGGATCTTCTCAAGGGTGTAAGAACGGAAATTGTAAAAACGGCCCCGGCATTTATGTTTACGATACGGGAGAAGTTTATTCCGGAAGTTTCAAAAATGATAAGCGACATGGATACGGAAACATCCAATACAAGGACGGAGATAAATACTCCGGATATTTTCAGAACGATAAGAAGGTGGGAACGGGAACTTACCGTTTTGCGAACGGCGCCGTTTTCAGCGGAAGATTTTTCGACGACGGTGAAAGCGCGGAAGGCCATCTAACCGTCGGCAAAAAAAGAAAGGAATGTTCCATCATCCGCAACAAGATGAACTGTCACGGATAAACGTCGGCGGTTTGTCCCAATTGATTTTGTAAATCCAAAACGATAGACTGAGGCATCTTTAGAAGAACGTAGTTTCTAAATTCCTTCGGAGGTTTACCCGAAAATTTTATACAAGCCCTTCTAAAGGAAGACGGAGAATTGAATCCGCTTGCAAGCGCCACTTCCAAAAGATTGATCTCCGGTCTTTGTTGAATCATCCTCTTCGCTTCTTCCAATCTATGAAAGCTTAAAAAATCGGTGAAGCTAAGATCTCTATAGTTATTCAGATAATAAGAGGCTTGATGCAGAGAAAGGCCGATGTAAGCCGAAAAATCCGATAAACGAATCTCTTCGTCTAAAAATTCCCGGTCCTCTACGAATTTTTGAATTCGATCTTCGATTCTCGAAATATCCAAACGTTCGACAAGATTTTTAGGATTGGTCTGAAGGATCTGTGATTTTAAATCCTCCGGTTTGAGTTCCATAAGTTCGCTTGAAAAGCCGACCTTCCAAAAATCCGGGTGATTGTATTCCAGAACAAAGAAATAAACGATGAAAAATCCGGGAATGGAAATCGAGGTCATGATGATAAAAGGAGATTCGAGCCACATTCCAAAGGAATGCAAAAGAATTCCCGCGCACAAAGCGAAGTTTTGAAACGGATAATTGAAATAGATCTTTTTCATTTTGTTCTTCAGAATCTGAGAACAGGTCCAGACGCCCGCCAACGTTTGCAGGGTGAAAAGAATAACCTTTCCGAAATAAACCATGGAAATCAATTCTTCGAAAAGAAGTGAAAACGCCAAAATCGTAGGAAAGGATGCAAAGCTATAAACGCTATAACGCAGAGGGTTTTTCAAAACTCCGAAAAGGTGCATAACGTAGAAAGTGGAGGAGAACGTTGCGACCGAGGCAAAGCCGTAATAATAAGAATAAAAAAGTCGATTTTCAAAGGTAAGTTCGCTCTTTGCAAACTCGGTAACGAGTGTAAAAGCCTTACCGTGTCCTAAAAGAAAGATACAAACACTCAATAAGAAAATTCCACGAACGAGATTCAAACGATCTTTTTTGGCTTTATAAAGACCCGAAACCCCCGTTAAAAAACTGATCACTACACTCGCCGAATAAAAATATTCCAAGTATCGATTGAAGGCGTCCTTTAAAAAAACTAAGTAGAATAAGAAATTCCATTCCGAAAAAAAATCCATCACACTCACTCCTGTTCTCTGCTTGCCTTTCAATTCCTATGGTTTTTGGACGATTAAAAAGCTATTTCTTGGTTTGTGGTCGAACTAAAAATAAACATCTCATATTTTCAGATGACAAAACTAAATTCCAAGCGATTCCTAACGTTTGCATTGGCGTTTTTTAGATTGGAACGACAAAGGAATAAGTTCTTGATAAAACTTACTGTGAACCGGGTCAAAAGTCTTTTCATGATATAAGTTGAATAAATAGAATCCAAGAGGTTATTTGATATTGAACGTTCAAAAAAATTAAAACTGATAAACGTGAATTTTATATGTCAAATTTTGTTAAACGAAATGGATTCGTATTAGGAAAGTCTTGAATTGTCGGAACTGTAATCATTCTAAACATGAAATTTGTTTTCACGCAAAAGTCTCTCAATCGAAATCGGACAAAATGGCGGGTCCCATTTTATACATTCCGTATGTTCTTCCAAAAGGAACGTAAAGAATTTCTTTCATATTCTCGCAGGTTATATCCTGAGAGGATGTTCATCATATATTCTGGTATTCTTTTTTTAGTGAAATGAGTTTTCGATTTTGAAAAGAAGTTCATCGATTTCTTTTCATTCCCCATTGAATCCACGGATTCGATCGGTTTTTAGGAAGAAAATTATTTTCGCGGGGCCGGTCTTTAAAAACATGGCCTTTAGGTTTTATAAAAAGATAATAAAAGATAAACAAAATATTTCTCGATTCGAAACCGTTCGATCGAGAAAGTCCGGCGCAAATCGAATTCGTAAGTTGAAAATAAAATCGAAATAGAAAATGTTTAGAATCTTAGTTTGTGCGGATGGAATTGTTTATGACCGTGTCGGACCTTTTAAAAGAGTTCGTTTTATTTAACGATAAAGCCTCAACGTATCTGATATGCATTCATGCGAGCGCGATCGCGCTGAGTTTTGTCGCCGGAATTTCGGAAATTTATAAATCGAAAAAAGTGCGAATGAACATGACGCGCGGTCTTGTTTCTTTGACCGTTTCCGGTTGTTTGATTTTAAATAACGTGGCGATTTCCTTTTTGGTTTCGCCGGCTTTCGATAATCCGACTTTTTATCATCGTCTCTTTTTCGGATTGTATTACGGTTTCTTAATTTGCCCTTGTCTTTGGGGAATGTTTTATACGATGTATCTTCTGGATTTTCTTAAAAGTCCGGATTCTTATTGCAATCGTTCCACGATCGTTTTTCCGGTAATGGCGATTCTCCCATTCGTTTTTCCGAATATGATTTCGTTTTCGACTTTCGGAGATGCGATTGCTTTGGGCGTTCAGGCTACGACCTGCGTTTGGTCGACCTATTGTATCTTTCGTTTTACTAAACGCAAAATTTTTCTGAACTTTCCGTTTCAGAATCTTTGGATGTGTGTTACGTTCGCGATGCATATCTACGGGGTTTCGATTCGTTCCGCGGATTTGCTTTTGATCGTGAGTTTAATTCCCGCTCATATCGTTATCTACTTTTTTATATTAGAATACAATAATCCCGGTTTTACTTGGAAGGACGGAATTAAGAATTTCGGAACATTCGAAACGAATCTTTTACAAGGAGACTCGAATCTCGCTTCGTCGGATGAAAAACTTCCGAGAAGAAATCTGATGGAAGGTGTGAATCTTCAGATCATCGAGAATAGAATCGAAAAATTCGTAAAGGAAAGAGAGTTTACGGACGAGGATATTCGATTGCCGGACTTCGCCGCTTATCTTGGACTTTCGGTTCACCAGACTTCGTTTTATCTCAATCAATTCAAAAAATTGAATTTCCCTGAATTCATCAACTATCATCGTTTTGAAACGGCGAAACAAATGATCCAAGAGAATTCCGAGTTGAATCTTTTGGAGATCGCTCTTGCTTGCGGCTTTAATTCTCCCTCGTCCTTTCATCGCGCTTCGATTAAATTTACCGGTCTTCCTCCGAGAGAGTTGAAGAAGGAAGTTCGTAAAGTGGTCGAATTGGAAGCGGTTTCTCAGTAATTTTATTTTAACACAAAGGTTTTGTTCATGGAAGGTTTTGTATCAACGATCTATACGATCAAGGATTTCGTATTCTTGGACGAGAAGGTCTATCCGATTTCGGTTTGTGCGCAGGTAGTCGCAATGCTCTGGGGTTTAATCGGCGGGGTTTCCGATTTATTGAGATTTAAAAAAGTTCGAATGAATCTCGCTCGCGCGGCGAATTTTTTCAGCATAGTCCTCATGATGATTCTATACAACGCGGCGACTTATCTGATTCTTTCTCCCGCGCTTCTTCATCCGACTTTAAGCCATAAAATATTTTTCGGACTCTATTTCGGAGTTTCCTTTTACAGCATTGTCTCCGGTACATTCTACTTTTTGTATATTGTAGACGTTGTGGAAAAGCCCGAAAAGTATTCTGCGATTCTTGCGGGCGTGTTTCCATTTTTCTTCGCGCTCGCTTATTTCTCGGAGAATTTGATCTTCCCCGTGTATTTGACCAACGTTTTGATCATTCTTGCTCTTTTAGCGGAATGTTATCTTGCAGTATATTCAGTTTATGTAAAGAAGGCTCCGAAAATTTATCTGAATTACACGTTCCTCTGCGGAATTTTAGTCGTCGCTTATTCTTTCCGAATTTACGGAATCGAAGTTTCATCTCCGGACATGTTGGTTATGGCTTATTTGGCGTTCATTTATTGCGTCGTATACGTAAGCTTTTTACAGTTTTATTTTCCCGGTTTTAGTTGGAAGGACTCGAAACAACACAACGGAGAACCTACATCGGTTCCATCGTTCGATAAAACCGCTTCGGAAGAATCTTCGAACGAAACGAAAACGCTTCCGAGAAAAAACTTATTGGACGGGGTCAATATACGCGTTATCGAAAATCGAACCGATCGATTTTTAAAGGAAAAGGTATTTCTCGACGAAGAATTGAGATTGCCCGACTTTGCGGCGTATCTCGGTTTAACGGTGCATCAGGCTTCTTATTTTCTGAATCATTGTATGAAATCGAATTTTCCCGAGTTTCTCAATTTTCATCGTATGGAAGAGGCAAAACGAATGATTCAGGATCAGACGAATTTGAATCTTCTCGATATCGCGCTCGCGTGCGGATTCAATTCTCCCTCGTCCTTTCATCGCGCTTCCGTTAAGTTTTCCGGACTTCCGCCAAGAGAATTGAAGAAGGAAATCCTCGAAAAGACATTAGGAATATCTTATGAACTCAACGAAGAACCCGGTTGACGGATCGGCGATTTGAAATTTTAGAATAGGGCAGAAAGGCTGAAATATGACGGTGATTGACTTTTTAAAAGATTTCGTTTTAATACACGAAGGGGCTTCCACGTATTTGATATGCGTTCACGCATGTGCGATTCTGATGAGTTTTCTCGGAGGAGCTTCCGAGTTTTACAAATACAGAAACACGTATTTGAATCTGACGCGCGGTTGGGTCGCTTTCGCCGTTTGCGCGTGTTTGATTTTAAACAATGCGTCCGTATCCTTGTTGATTTCTCCGGAGATAGTCGCTTCGAATTCTTATCACCGTTTCTTCTTCGGAGTATATTACGGATTGATGATCAGTCCTTGTCTCTCCAACATTTTCTACAATATGTATCTGTTGAAGGTCGTAAAAAATCCGGAACCGTATTGCAATGCGGCGATTCTTATGATCCCGGCGTTGATGATTCTTTCTTTTCTTTTTCCGGACACTCTTTCCTTCGTTTATTTCGCGGACTTTCTTCTCCTGGGAATCGAGATTTTTCTCGGAGCTTGGTCCGTTTACGCCATTCTCCGTTTGAAACTTGCTAAAGTTTACCTGAGTTTATCGTTTATGAATCTTATGATGTGCGCCTCGATTGCATTTCACCTGCTTGGCGTGATGGATCGTTCCTCGGATTGGCTTCGTATGATCAGTTGGATTCCGAGTCACATGGTTCTTTTTTGTATTCTTTTGGAGTACAATCGTCCGGGAATTTTCGCATTTCAAGTCGGATCGGACCGGAATGGATCCGAATCGTTTTCCGTTTCCGAGATCAAAATCGAGAGGAACGAAACCGTCACCGATAAGACCGCTTCTCCAAAAAAGAATCTGTTGATAGGAATCGATCTGGAAAAAATCGATGAAAGGTTCGATAAGTTCGTCGTCGATCGAGGATTTAGGGACGAAGACATTCGTCTGCCCGATTTTGCGGCTTATCTCGGTCTTTCCGTTCATCAGGCTTCTTACTATTTGAATCAATTTAAAAAGTTGAACTTTTCCGAATTCATCAACTATCACCGAGTCGAAGAAGTAAAAAAAATGTTACGCGACCACGGGAATTTGAATCTTTTGGAAATAGCGTTGACCTGCGGTTTTAATTCCACCGCCTCCTTTCATAGGGCTGTCATGAAGTTCGAAGGGATTTCTCCTCGCGAATTAAAACGAAAACTCCAAAAAAGAACATTAAAAATTCATTATGCACTCAGCGAGAGTTCGAGTTGACGAAAGTTAACGGTTGAATACGTAAGCGGCGCCGATAAAGGAAGAATCTCCGTAAGCTCCCGTGACGATCGTGTCTCACAAGATTCATGTGCTTACTCCAAACGAGTGAGACGTCTATGTGTTGGAGTCTTTTAGAAAAAACTGATTCTCCTAATGGAGAGCTTTGATTTCCAGATTGAGTGTGATCGAGGATGAATGGCTTTGGATCGTACGCGGTGATTTG
Coding sequences within it:
- the leuA2 gene encoding 2-isopropylmalate synthase LeuA2, which encodes MKQDSESGNVDTTHNAIAFGNSKEIQSFSDILQNPLPKHPPFFMDVTLRDGNQALRKPWNLDQKETIFKQLLKLGVQGIEVGFASSNDQEFEACSYLSSIAPENVVISSLSRAVEKEIEISWKAIARAPKPRIHIVYPISAFTIQNVLKTTEEKVLERISESVAYAKSLVGSRGEVQFSGEHFGDSLENLDFAVEAFRTALNYGADVVNLPNTVERYRPWLFVSMVKAVTNALPEDSKISIHTHNDLGMATATTVESYFSGAVQLETALNGLGERAGNTNTYEVAIALHNCGVDVPLNFSAIYETSRLVSYLSDIPIYEKAPLIGEDVISHRSGIHQDGVAKTRHLQKGAYRAFDAALIGRPEGDRIEFTSQSGRSAVFCILKDAGEDITLEQAGRLQPILKKISEESGRGELSLNEIQIEWNKMKAISSASDFQAKDLSEQV
- a CDS encoding tetratricopeptide repeat protein, with amino-acid sequence MTLQQALEFVKKGDLPGAKTALTQYLQNNPEDPIGNYHLGMCHSHLNELESAEEQLLKAISLNESFVAARVGLGVLYAKKMDKPKAEIQFTKVLEIDENNINAKKNLASLYTGTGNYKKAIDLYLSVPIEERKDIVSLYAISFCYLKSEKLSEAREFFRELEKLPVPEPMKKDVAELKNLIEDKNIESEGIWTLIQKPEQN
- a CDS encoding phage holin family protein, with the translated sequence MTHFLFSLILMSLVVEFIFPLIHPDFHVVGDWINSIIVVVAFVIINAVMRLILIIMTLGIGIVFYYLSLGLIGLIINAWVILIIGDWFPGVLSVPGFWYAFLGGILLVLANYVGKTEAKERKKEKANT
- a CDS encoding DsbA family protein produces the protein MNEKQPIQHSILYAVDPLCPWCYGFGPVFEKIRETYQDKIRFSLVLGGLRFEDSSEFLTPELARILKHEWKDAESITKQPFNTDFLNRKEFKYDSFPACKAVISVQKIDPTIVFDYLNALSKAFYLENSDPTSVETFADLSEKFGISSSKFKTVFEDKDTDLETRNDFYFSFSLGVGAFPSLVFSDGMENGILTRGYCTYEEVDSILKDYFRAARI
- a CDS encoding LIC10816 family protein encodes the protein MNAITIFALALLAVPVFARFARVTKEAMGRYHLIGLGGLFLILGEATRMTADKISPIATLLPVIDIVTVVLAYAGVLFGTLWLSVYYIKHPNEI
- a CDS encoding GAF domain-containing SpoIIE family protein phosphatase — protein: MAQADLEFQKLKSILNTSTILNANLDLYQLLPLIMLYSKDLLEAEASSLFLLDETGDFLYCEVALGEKGEIIQKYGRLDVGQGIAGWVAKEKRPIILEDAYSDPRFNQSWDQKTGYRTRSLVCVPLFVEDKIIGTLEILNKTKQRAFDSSDLNYLTSLSEVAAIAIHNAKIHDNLKKRILELSLLYEFEKLIVSEKSIHELGNWVLERILEFLEAKTGTIYLADHTNQTLRILAAKGIPKEAVHTIVVPFGEGIAGWVAKERRNLLIQNLEEDKRYNQNAKYKFEANSLISSPLIYRDELLGVISVNSKNSGFAFHQNDLEMLGAIANRLSVTIKNADLFHRVVDSDRELQRAREVMSKVIPTTIPYIKGLDVGAEHIPYSNVGGDFYSIFKLDTERTGFLIADVSGHGLSASVIAAVMNTIISTYDKEILSSPSKFFTGLNHALNNKMAGNFVTAFYCVIDTEKNTILYSNAGHNHPLLLQNSTDNMIPLETKGKLIGVIPDLFFEENSMNFKTGDRLVLYTDGISEHSSEDRSKRYSEELISLSIRKSISKTTKDASAQVISDCVEYCNRPKFDDDVTLLVIDRK